A section of the Leptospira kobayashii genome encodes:
- a CDS encoding SDR family NAD(P)-dependent oxidoreductase produces the protein MKGIEGKVVIVTGATSGLGKEIALQFAREKAKLVICGRREKEGNETLALVRSLGAEAEFVNCDISVPEQVEYLVQTAVRSYGRLDFAINNAGFAGVMKPITEYPIDVWDNVVNVNLKGTFVCMKYELEAMLKNQSGVIVNVSSAIGLRGKENISPYSATKHGIIGLTKSAAFEYGRFGIRINALCPGGIRTEMDDLFYKNSPDPEALRKERMKSYALGRMAEASEVARVATWLCSEDSSFVTGASIPVDGGKTAR, from the coding sequence CGAAGGAAAAGTAGTCATCGTCACCGGAGCAACTTCCGGTTTGGGAAAAGAAATCGCACTTCAGTTCGCGAGAGAAAAAGCAAAACTTGTAATCTGCGGAAGAAGAGAGAAAGAAGGAAATGAGACTCTTGCTCTCGTTCGTTCTTTGGGTGCGGAAGCGGAGTTCGTCAATTGTGATATTTCCGTTCCCGAACAGGTAGAATATCTTGTTCAAACGGCTGTTAGGAGTTACGGAAGGCTCGATTTCGCGATTAATAATGCAGGTTTCGCGGGAGTGATGAAGCCGATCACCGAATATCCGATTGATGTTTGGGACAATGTAGTGAACGTAAACTTGAAAGGCACATTCGTTTGTATGAAATACGAATTGGAAGCTATGCTTAAGAATCAATCAGGTGTGATCGTGAACGTATCATCCGCCATCGGGCTTCGGGGAAAGGAAAATATTTCCCCTTATTCCGCTACAAAACACGGAATCATCGGACTTACCAAAAGTGCCGCTTTTGAATACGGTCGTTTTGGAATCAGAATCAATGCGCTCTGTCCTGGGGGAATTCGTACGGAAATGGACGATTTGTTCTATAAAAATTCTCCCGATCCGGAAGCTCTTCGCAAGGAAAGGATGAAATCCTATGCATTGGGAAGAATGGCGGAAGCGAGCGAAGTGGCAAGAGTCGCCACTTGGCTGTGCAGCGAAGATTCCTCTTTTGTTACCGGCGCGTCGATCCCTGTTGACGGAGGGAAAACGGCAAGATAA
- a CDS encoding AAA family ATPase, translating into MLKLAGYTALKEIHSGKKSLVYRGERSSQPVIVKILNRDYPEPHELNRFKHEFDILQNLKVPGIPRPLGFEKYNNSVALILEDMGGEALSFTYKDNDSYSLLEFLNIALKASKVLEGIHKANIVHNDIKAQNIVINQKTGELCIIDFGSSTFLTQRNSFIPLNQSFHGTLAHISPEQTGRMNRTVDYRTDFYSLGITFYQMMTGELPFQYADPMEMVHAHIAKTPVSPYEKNQSPKVVSNIIMKLLEKNPEDRYQTVSGLVYDLEQVEKVLRHEGIRSVQKLEIVVASKDHSGKFQIPKKLYGREKEVTRIIDTFHNVARGNLELILIAGRSGIGKSVLINEVNKPIAEYKGYFSSGKYDQLKRSIPYRAITQSFQKLIQQILAESQDSISIWKEHILKALGPNGRVIIEVIPELGTLIGDQPEIASLDASESQNRFNFVFQNFIKACAREEHPIAIFLDDLQWADTPSINLIRAILSDPEMKHLFLMLSYRDNEVLPTDPFSILLDDLKGTGFYHQKINLNPLSIQDINSLVCDTLFCNKEESLGLAEILHSKTKGNPFYVNEVFKSLYDKDLIVYKNNQWVWDIQKIRDVNISGNVIDLIVEKIKELPESRIETLKLAACIGSWFKQEVYASIVGKSLEEVKADLIELANDEFLLLSETDVNFVHDKIQEAAYSIIPEEERERIHYHIGNSYLKMIDEYRLEDHIFTIVNQLNQGITKINTAEERIHLQELNVMAGNKSLASSAYEAALGFFQVAVEFLPENSWEARYDSTLKLYTNRAQAEYLSKEYDAAEKTFDIISANAKDTLDKIQIFELKSSMYVSQNRMLDVLEILKQALKLLGLNLPKSPGELSPLPDIILFKLKLGKRSISDLANLPVSEDRNYLAIMRLLNACIAASFLAQPALFPVIVLKMVRLTLKHGLSPLSPFGFAAFGMIQGFGLGDFDAGYEFGKLAVTSVDKLDAKAFKCRTLFLFGCMISHWKFHAKEGVSVFQESFQSGMETGDLQYAAYSLNNIHFQALLRRQNLDELASSFDKFESSLFSLKQSNAYQVFQLNRQIVSILKGSSENLLSLDGKYFSESVIAVEWQTLKNANALFDYYVCKARLDYLFGDLEKAYEYYLLGEPFEGAMFGMMFIPELVFFGSLISASLLKTGCNQTKKKEYRKQIDKNQKRFKKWAKSSPYNYGHKFYIIEGLVAEIEGNAKKALSYWKKAIGLAKENDYTLEGAIANEFSARILLSQGESMYANVHLVEAHHLYRKWGCDPKVKELEGKYSFLKKYSKRSINDPMETFTLTSTTKEVTSTSDSYFDLHTVIKASHTISGEIQLGRLLEKMIKILLENAGAERGFFILKDESNWLIQAEGKSSTGQVEVLQAKTLDSLQSNQTDVSQLELSPNIVNYVIRTKSVVILNDASHEGMFVTDFYIKSKSPKSILCYPIINHGNLVGVVYLENNLTTDAFTPDRIEILKLLSSQIAVSIENSILYANLEEKVNERTQDLNDALTEVRGLKEQQDGDYFLTSLLIEPLAQNHTASQAVYVDFLIEQKKKFQFKDWKSEIGGDLCVAANLELRDRKYTVVLNGDAMGKSIQGAGGALVLGSVFEAILKRGRDTAENRNLFPERWLKNAFIELHHTFTTFDGSMLVSIFLCLIDEETGFLYFMNAEHPRPVILRDGNVSFLPHNLFYAKLGMLLTKKRKKKMQISTYQLQKNDVMIIGSDGRDDLYLGTEDGYDKINEDEELFLNTVKEEKGNIRSILESIKTNGQLIDDLSLIRVEFKGRPDQSNHELTNHTHAAYEKAVAEFEAGDYQRALFYAIPYSDFNPSNEECLFLISSCYLHLNQLAFAIDYAERLRLRIPDHENNLKQLLFMYKEVGDFEMADKLIQS; encoded by the coding sequence ATGCTAAAATTGGCAGGGTATACCGCTCTAAAGGAAATTCATTCGGGGAAAAAAAGTCTTGTTTACCGAGGGGAAAGATCGAGCCAACCTGTAATCGTCAAAATTTTAAACCGGGACTATCCCGAGCCTCACGAATTAAACCGTTTCAAACACGAATTTGATATTTTACAAAATCTAAAAGTCCCCGGAATTCCCAGACCGCTGGGATTTGAAAAATATAACAATTCCGTCGCTCTCATCTTGGAAGATATGGGAGGAGAGGCACTTTCCTTCACATATAAGGATAACGATAGTTATAGTCTGCTGGAGTTTTTGAATATCGCCTTGAAAGCAAGCAAGGTTTTGGAAGGAATTCATAAGGCAAATATCGTTCATAACGATATCAAAGCGCAAAATATAGTTATAAACCAAAAGACCGGCGAATTATGTATTATCGATTTCGGTAGCTCTACTTTTTTGACTCAAAGAAATTCGTTTATTCCTTTGAATCAATCCTTTCACGGAACACTTGCCCATATTTCTCCCGAACAAACGGGGAGGATGAATCGCACTGTCGATTACCGGACGGATTTTTATTCTTTGGGCATCACTTTCTATCAGATGATGACCGGCGAACTACCGTTCCAGTATGCGGATCCCATGGAAATGGTTCATGCACATATTGCAAAAACCCCCGTCTCTCCTTATGAGAAGAATCAAAGTCCAAAAGTAGTTTCTAATATTATAATGAAATTGTTGGAAAAAAACCCGGAAGACAGATACCAAACCGTATCCGGGCTTGTTTATGATTTGGAACAAGTTGAAAAAGTTCTGAGACATGAAGGAATCAGATCGGTTCAAAAACTGGAAATCGTTGTCGCTTCCAAAGACCATTCCGGTAAATTTCAAATTCCTAAAAAACTTTACGGAAGAGAAAAAGAAGTCACCCGAATCATTGATACGTTTCATAATGTGGCAAGGGGCAATCTGGAACTCATCCTGATTGCGGGAAGATCGGGGATAGGAAAATCGGTTTTAATCAATGAAGTGAACAAACCGATCGCGGAATACAAAGGTTATTTTTCGTCCGGGAAGTACGACCAATTAAAACGTTCCATTCCCTATCGGGCCATCACTCAAAGTTTTCAAAAATTAATCCAACAGATCTTAGCGGAAAGCCAAGATTCGATTTCCATTTGGAAAGAACATATTCTCAAAGCTCTAGGCCCTAACGGAAGGGTGATTATAGAAGTGATTCCGGAATTGGGAACTTTGATCGGTGATCAACCTGAGATCGCTTCCTTGGATGCATCGGAATCTCAGAACAGGTTTAATTTCGTATTTCAAAATTTCATCAAGGCATGTGCAAGAGAAGAACATCCGATCGCCATCTTTTTGGACGATTTACAATGGGCGGACACTCCGAGCATTAACCTAATACGCGCTATATTGTCTGATCCTGAAATGAAACATCTGTTTTTGATGTTGTCTTACCGGGATAATGAAGTTCTGCCTACGGATCCATTCTCCATTCTTTTGGATGATTTGAAAGGAACCGGATTTTATCATCAAAAAATAAATCTGAATCCTTTGAGTATCCAAGATATCAATTCGCTTGTTTGCGATACTCTTTTTTGCAACAAAGAAGAGTCTTTGGGGCTTGCTGAAATTTTACATTCAAAGACAAAAGGAAATCCTTTTTATGTGAACGAGGTATTCAAAAGCCTCTATGATAAGGACTTGATTGTTTATAAAAACAATCAATGGGTTTGGGATATTCAAAAAATCAGAGATGTGAATATCTCCGGAAATGTGATCGATCTAATCGTAGAAAAGATCAAGGAACTCCCCGAATCAAGAATCGAAACTTTGAAGCTAGCCGCATGTATCGGGAGTTGGTTCAAACAGGAAGTTTATGCTTCGATTGTGGGAAAATCATTGGAAGAGGTCAAAGCTGATTTGATCGAACTTGCCAACGATGAATTTCTTCTATTGAGTGAAACGGATGTTAACTTTGTCCATGACAAAATCCAGGAAGCCGCTTATTCCATAATTCCCGAAGAAGAAAGGGAAAGGATACATTATCATATAGGAAATTCCTATCTGAAGATGATTGATGAATACCGGTTGGAAGATCATATCTTTACGATTGTCAACCAATTGAACCAAGGTATCACAAAAATCAATACGGCCGAAGAAAGAATCCACTTACAAGAGTTAAATGTGATGGCGGGAAACAAGTCGTTGGCATCTTCCGCTTATGAAGCTGCCCTCGGCTTTTTTCAGGTGGCAGTGGAATTTTTACCTGAGAATTCCTGGGAAGCACGATACGATTCCACTTTGAAATTGTATACGAATCGTGCCCAAGCAGAGTATCTTTCCAAAGAATACGACGCGGCGGAAAAAACCTTCGATATCATATCCGCGAATGCAAAAGACACATTGGATAAGATACAGATTTTCGAATTGAAATCTTCCATGTACGTAAGCCAAAATAGAATGTTGGACGTACTTGAAATTCTAAAACAAGCTTTGAAACTTTTAGGTTTGAACTTACCTAAAAGTCCGGGCGAACTCTCTCCTCTTCCGGATATCATACTTTTTAAATTGAAACTAGGCAAACGATCCATTTCCGATCTCGCCAATCTTCCCGTATCCGAAGATCGAAATTATCTAGCCATTATGCGCTTGTTAAATGCATGCATTGCGGCATCTTTCCTCGCGCAACCTGCTCTTTTTCCGGTAATCGTACTTAAGATGGTGCGGTTGACTTTAAAACACGGACTTTCTCCTTTGAGTCCATTCGGATTTGCCGCTTTCGGAATGATCCAAGGGTTCGGGTTGGGCGATTTCGACGCAGGTTATGAATTCGGAAAATTGGCGGTAACCTCAGTCGATAAGTTGGATGCAAAGGCGTTCAAATGCAGAACTTTATTTCTATTCGGATGTATGATCAGTCATTGGAAGTTTCATGCCAAAGAAGGAGTTTCTGTCTTTCAAGAATCCTTTCAATCGGGCATGGAAACCGGTGATTTGCAATATGCCGCTTACTCTTTGAATAATATTCATTTTCAGGCATTATTACGAAGACAGAACCTGGACGAACTTGCAAGTAGTTTTGATAAATTCGAGTCCTCCTTGTTTTCTTTGAAACAAAGTAACGCCTATCAGGTTTTTCAATTGAATCGTCAGATCGTTTCCATTTTAAAAGGCAGTTCTGAAAATTTACTTTCGTTAGATGGTAAGTATTTTTCCGAGTCTGTCATCGCTGTGGAATGGCAAACTTTAAAAAATGCAAATGCATTGTTTGATTATTACGTATGTAAGGCGAGACTGGACTATCTGTTCGGGGATTTGGAAAAAGCATACGAATATTATTTATTAGGCGAGCCGTTTGAAGGCGCAATGTTCGGAATGATGTTTATCCCTGAACTTGTATTTTTCGGCTCGTTGATTTCCGCTTCTCTTTTGAAAACCGGCTGCAATCAAACTAAGAAAAAAGAATATAGAAAACAAATTGATAAAAATCAGAAAAGATTTAAAAAATGGGCGAAGAGTTCCCCCTATAACTACGGGCACAAATTTTATATTATCGAGGGACTTGTCGCCGAAATAGAAGGGAATGCAAAAAAGGCCCTTTCCTATTGGAAAAAGGCGATCGGGCTTGCAAAGGAAAATGATTATACTTTGGAGGGTGCGATCGCGAACGAATTTTCCGCCCGCATTCTTCTCAGTCAGGGCGAATCAATGTATGCTAACGTACATTTGGTGGAAGCACATCATCTTTATCGCAAATGGGGCTGTGATCCCAAGGTAAAGGAACTGGAAGGGAAATATTCCTTTCTTAAAAAATATTCCAAACGAAGTATAAATGATCCGATGGAGACCTTTACACTTACAAGTACTACCAAAGAGGTAACAAGCACTTCCGATAGTTATTTTGACCTGCATACGGTAATCAAAGCCTCTCATACCATCTCGGGAGAAATCCAATTGGGTAGGCTTTTGGAAAAGATGATCAAGATTCTTTTGGAGAATGCGGGAGCGGAAAGGGGATTTTTCATTTTAAAGGATGAGTCCAACTGGTTGATTCAAGCGGAAGGCAAATCCAGTACCGGTCAAGTGGAAGTGCTGCAGGCAAAGACCTTGGATTCGTTGCAATCCAATCAGACGGATGTTTCGCAATTGGAACTTTCTCCGAATATTGTCAATTATGTGATTCGAACCAAATCGGTTGTGATTTTGAACGATGCTTCTCACGAAGGTATGTTTGTAACCGATTTTTATATAAAATCCAAATCACCGAAATCAATTCTCTGTTATCCGATTATCAATCATGGCAACTTGGTTGGAGTCGTTTATCTGGAAAACAATTTGACGACCGATGCGTTTACACCGGATCGGATCGAGATTTTGAAATTACTATCTTCTCAAATTGCCGTTTCCATCGAAAACTCCATTCTTTATGCAAATTTGGAAGAAAAGGTAAATGAAAGAACTCAGGATTTGAATGATGCTTTAACGGAAGTTCGTGGGTTAAAGGAACAGCAGGACGGGGATTATTTCCTAACTTCACTTCTCATCGAACCTTTGGCACAAAACCATACCGCTTCGCAGGCGGTTTACGTGGACTTTTTGATAGAACAAAAGAAAAAATTCCAATTTAAAGATTGGAAGTCCGAAATCGGGGGAGATCTCTGTGTAGCCGCCAATTTGGAGTTAAGAGATCGCAAATACACAGTTGTATTGAACGGAGATGCGATGGGTAAATCCATCCAAGGAGCGGGCGGTGCACTTGTACTTGGTTCCGTATTCGAAGCGATTTTAAAAAGAGGAAGGGACACCGCTGAAAATAGAAATTTATTCCCCGAAAGATGGCTTAAGAACGCATTTATAGAACTTCATCATACGTTTACAACATTTGACGGATCCATGTTAGTTTCGATTTTTCTCTGTCTGATTGACGAAGAAACGGGATTTCTTTATTTTATGAATGCGGAACATCCCAGACCTGTCATTCTCCGGGACGGGAATGTAAGTTTTCTACCACATAACTTATTCTATGCGAAGTTGGGGATGTTGCTTACCAAAAAAAGAAAAAAGAAAATGCAAATCTCCACTTACCAATTGCAGAAAAACGATGTTATGATCATAGGATCGGACGGTAGGGACGATTTGTATCTTGGAACGGAAGACGGTTATGATAAAATAAACGAAGATGAAGAATTATTTCTCAATACGGTTAAAGAGGAAAAAGGAAATATTCGAAGCATCTTGGAATCCATTAAAACAAACGGACAATTGATTGACGACCTGTCATTGATTCGAGTGGAATTCAAAGGACGGCCGGATCAATCGAATCACGAATTAACGAATCATACTCATGCAGCTTATGAAAAAGCCGTCGCTGAATTTGAAGCGGGTGATTACCAAAGAGCGCTTTTCTATGCGATTCCTTATAGCGATTTCAATCCTTCCAATGAAGAATGTTTGTTTCTAATTTCCAGTTGTTATCTTCATTTGAATCAATTGGCATTTGCAATTGATTATGCGGAAAGATTGAGGCTAAGAATTCCCGATCATGAGAATAATTTAAAACAATTATTGTTTATGTACAAAGAGGTTGGGGATTTCGAGATGGCGGATAAATTAATTCAAAGTTGA